The DNA segment CTACATTGAAGCAGTCATGTGATAGAATCTCCAGTGCTTAGGCATTAACAGAAAGTGCTGTGAGTCAGAAGGTGTTGGCAAGAAATAAGAATTGAAACGGAACGTCAGTGGAAATTGTGAATAAATGAGAACTGATATCAATAAAGGTCGACTGCGACTTAGAAGTGATATTGAAATGAGTCAGCCTTAATGTGCAATTCAGGATGATGAATACACGGAAGAACTTCGTAAGGGTAGCGGTAGTTGCGATAATCTTTCGCATGGTCAAGCCACAGTTAGTCACAGTGAACACTAACAGCAAGGCTACGGTGACAGCAACCCTTGGCCATGAAAAATCAGACGGAGAAACGTTCACCTCACAACCTGAGCCTTCTTTGGCCGAGGAAACAAGTACCGTCGACCCCTTCAGCTCCTGTCCTGAATTTGGGGGGCTTCAGGTCCCTGGCTCTGTTATAAAATGCCACTGCCAAGGGAGGGAAGTTTTTGTCAACGGCAAATGCCAAGTTTATGATGGGACTACTGTCGTTCCTGCGCAGCGCGATGATATTTACACAGTTGAGGTTGGTAGAGATTCATGCTtactcattttccattttaccGTCAAGTCGAGTCAAACATTTAAAGTTCAGTTTTTAAGGAAGTCAGACGTTTACATTTCTTTGTCTAAAGGAGcacaattgtttttttaatatttaacagTATAGTACACTTCCACGTGCTGACTCAGTAAGGTAAAACGTTTTAACTTCAATTGCAAACGAAGAGTAATGAGGATCCCTGCTTCACTTGTGGTCATTCCATTATATCACGAAAATCCTGATGTCATTATTTCTGCCTTAATAAGACATTTTAGATGGTCTTTAGAGAGACCTTTAGCCTTCCTTGATACAATTCATGAACGTTGGGTAATACAAACATCCtacatgtaatctctctctctctctctctctctctctctctctctctctctctctctctctccacctcttgGCGTAAACCAGTGGGTCCCAGCCTGAGGAGGGATATCTAGTTCTGGGAGGTGCAGTGATAGGGTCAAGGAAAATAACtctattcctttttgtttttttcgtctGTAGAGCCACTTCCTTTCAGTACCCCTGCGTTATTACTGACGGCAGCGTGCACGAGCGGAAACTTTCAGTACCCCTGCGTTATTACTGACGGCAGCGTGCACGAGCATTTCCGCTATGCTTGGCTGCAGGAGACATGCTTCAAGTACTGCTCACGAGTAAACGAGGGAGTAAAACGAGCGAGTGAGTAAAATTTGAAATCGCCTCGAATATCAGCACGACATTCGCAGGGCTTTGTATACTCAATAATTGGTACTTAACCCGCCCTgaagatattcttttattattattttgctttaaagTGCAAGCTGCATTTTATAATCTCAAGGTGTGCCAGCGTTGAAAAAGTGTGCGAACTTTGGCAAAAGCAACAGTAAACTGGACCCGTCAGTAAGAGAACCCAGTTTCTCGTTTCAATCCCGGCTGGTGCGAGGTGGGCACGTTCGTTGAAACTTATTGCGCCCTAGTCGAGCGGAGTGGATGGTAGCCGCGAGTGCAATGGGAGAGGAATtgaaatatgttataaaaaagagaagaaaatataccACCATGTAGTTGAAAAACGTGAGTACCTCGACGaggtgcattatatatatatatatatatatatatatatatatatatatatatatatatatatatatatataatgtgagtgagtgtgtatgcgtgcgtgtgtgtaggcGCGCGCGCAAAGAGTCAAAAAAGAAAGATGGACAGAGATAATATCATGACTGGTTCCATCCGTTAGGGTGAAGAGCACTTCGTCGAGGTGCTCCCGTTTTTCAAATGCACATtgctatattatttttaatattttaatatttcaactcCCCTTCCATTTCACCCGCGGCTACCATCCACTCTGATCGGCAATGGCAcaatatatcttcttcttcttcttcttcttcgttttaacacaatatataaatatatatatatatatatatatatatatatatatatatatatatatatatatatatatcttcttcgttttaacgtgcttttatacccattttatatggggtaagcacagtgccttctttgaaggactttgatttggcggtggggtaggcctgacatcgcttagaccccggtaccgaacgtgtacatgtattaccgaaacccccgctccctttctcccagcagcacgaggagaactgggcgggtagtccgacagttcgagacgagtgaggtgtctgttatgtttttagaagatgttggagtggctttgtttatgtgtgtattagtctgtaacatccatttgctttcagcaaacctatccgttgattacatacgtaatcccgggatgtctacacagatagcaaagtttccgcctctgactggttgGCTGCGCGGGATTGaacctcgccacaggcttctatgaagtctgtggttgccactctaccaaccaagccatcgaggctctatatatatatatatatatatatatatatatatatatatatatatatatatatatatatatatatatatatatatatatatatacagtattatatatatatatatatatatatatatatatatatatatatatatatatatacattacgtaCATATTTGAGTTTTGAATCTGAGATTACTCCTCATGAAATTTTAAGGAAGCTTCAGGAATTACCATGTAGCTCATGAAGCACTTGTAAAACAATCCCGTTTAATGGCTGTCTGGGTCACTGGGTCACTGGAAGCAATGAGACGTTCCTATTCATTCGAGCCATCAAGTCGTGAACCGGATTATGTGAGCAAGTTCGTAATCTATCAAACGCTTTGACGTACATATCTACAGAAATGACTAAAAATGTATCTCATTCACAGTACTTTGCGTCCTTATTAGACTTTTTACCCTTTATAACCATATTCACATAAAAGAATAGATGCAGGGAGGAATTTggtgaataaaactgaaaaggccaataaaaaacaaatcagaaagcAAATCAAACTGATAAATACCCTACCACCTATCCAACATGTTCTTAAGGACGTGTCAAAGGATCCATTCCCTTGAAAAAGACGCTTTTTTATGGACGAGACAAATCATCACCACAGAGACCAATAACGAACATTTAGCTGCTCTCGTCATTTTGTTTGCTCACGTACAGGAAACCCTCATGTGTCAGTCTCGCTACGATAAAATTCAAAGTAAGAAACGTgagaataaattgttttaaaatctaTAATGGCCCTGTACTTATGAATGAGGGACCAAATAACTTGAGGCAGTCTTCAGAGGAGAATTCATTATATCATTCATCCTTCATTGTACAGTACAACCCTCTCAATATTGCGCCCTTCTTGCTGCCAAGGAATTTGTTTCTGAGATCCCTGATGAACAATTGCAGTAGTGAGATTTCCGACAGAACtttcaacaaaattccttttggaTTTTTCTCTCATCTTCTACGCTACTATTGTAGTCAGAATAATCTCAAATTTCATCGTGACTTATAAAATAATCAGTAGAGAATGACTTAAAATTGCCTTTGCAATTCAGTGTTTAACAGAAGTTGAACAAACATGAGGTGGCATTAATTTCGTTCTTGTACGAACCAGAGGTGACACAGCTTTACTTCTTGTAAAAGCCACAGGTGACATAGCTTTAAATCTGGTATTAACCAAAGGTGGCATAGCTTTACTTCTTGTAAAAACCACAGGTGACACAGCTTTACATCTGGTATTAACCGCAGGTGGCATTGCTTTGCTTCTTGTAAAACCCACAGGTGACACAGTTTTCCATCTGGTATTAACCACAGGTGGCATAGCTTTACTTCTTGTAAAAACCACAGTTGACACAGCTTTACATCTGGTATTAACCAAAGGTGGCATAGCTTTACTTCTTGTAAAAACCACAGGTGACACAGCTTTACATGTGGTATTAACCAAAGGTGGCATAGCTTGACTTCTTGTAAAAACCACGGGTGACACAATTTTACATCTGGTATTAACCACAGGTGGCATAGCTTTACTTCTTGTAAAAACCACAGGTGACACAGCTTTACATGTGGTATTAACCAAAGGTGGCATAGCTTTACTTCTTGTAAAAACCACAGGTGACACAGCTTTACATCTGGTATTAACCACAGTTGGCATAGCTTGACTTCTTGTAAAAACCACGGGTGGCACAATTTTACATCTGGTATTAACCACAGGTGGCATAGCTTTACTTCTTGTAAAAACCACAGGTGACACAGCTTTACATGTGGTATTAACCAAAGGTGGCATAGCTTTACTTCTTGTAAAAACCACAGGTGACACAACTTTACATCTGGTATTAACCAAAGGTGGTATAGCTTTACTTCTTGTAAAAACCACAGGTGACACAGCTTTACATCTGGTATTAACCACAGGTGGCATCTTTACTTCTTGTAAAAATCACAGGTGACACAACTTTACATCTGGTATTAACCAAAGGTGGCATAGCTTTACTTCTTGTAAAAACCACAGGTGACACAGCTTTACATCTGGTATTAACCATAGGTGGCATAGCTTGACTTCTTGTAAAAAACACGGGGTTACACAATTTTACAGCTGGTATTAACCACAGGTGGCATAGCTTTACTTCTTGTAAAAACCACAGGTGACACGGCTTTACATGTGGTATTAACCAAAGGTGGCATAGCTTGACTTCTTGTAAAAACCACAGGTGGCACAACTTTACATCTGGTATTAACCAAAGGTGGCATAGCTTGACTTCTTGTAAAAACCACAGGTGACACAGCTTTACATCTGGTATTAACCACAGGTGGCATAGCTTGACTTCTTGTAAAAATCACAGGTGACACAATTTTACATCTGGTATTAACCAAAGTTGGCATAGCTTTACTTCTTGTAAAAACCACAGGTGACACAATTTTATATCTGGTATTAACCACAGGTGGCTTAGCTTGACTTCTTGTAAAAACCACAGGTGACACAATTTTATATCTGGTATTAACCACAGGTGGCTTAGCTTGACTTCTTGTAAAAACCACAGGTGACACAGCTTTACATCTGGTATTAACCAAAGGTGGCATAGCTTGACTTCTTGTGTAACCAAGGGTAGAGAAGCTTCTTTCTTGTATAAACCATTGGTGTCAGTTTTTTCTTGTCCTATCCATGGGTGGTTTATCTCGTCTTTCATGTATGTATacggtttatttatattttgtttttatgagctTCTTTACCCATTTAAATGACTGATGTTTATCATTCAAGTGGCCTACTGTATCTTGATGCTCTTCAGTTCTAGTCTCTTCTTTCAGCGTGCCAGTCATTTGTTGTCATTTTCATCTGACTATTCTTATCCTCCTCTTTGATGGAAAATTTACTACAGGGGCACCTATAAAAGATATCTATGATTTAATATTACCATGAATTGTTCTATAAATTCTTATGGTCATAGagaaaatttagtttatttttaatatactgattcatgacattttaatgttatttatctgaagatttttattcctgtgatttgaattttaaaaaattaaatattttaatattttttgtctgaAAAGTCTCACGATATCTAGAGACAGAATATTGTTTGTGAATGAACAGGtaactgaaatataaagaattcttatgcaccattttctttttcttcctgtaGCACGGTTAGAATAAATGAAGCTGTCAATTAAGTTTTGCACCCAAAGAAAATTCAGAtgacaaaaattttcatatttaatttttctgtattttttacagTCCGATACAACTAATTACAACGTAACAGTTAGAGATGTAAATTGCGATCCTACCAAGTATCGTTTCTTTAACTTCACCAAGGGGCAGTTTTATTTGAGACCTCGTGGCGATATGGTTCTTCTGGAGGATGCTGGTGACCTGAAAGGACAACGCATTAATAATTACTGCCTCGTCCATCACCTTGATAATCTTGGCGACCTGACATGGACGATGAAAGCCTGCGTGCCGATCCCCTCCATTCCTAGGTGTTGTCCAGATGGGTATGCCACGAAGGAAGGAAAATGTCAGCCCGCAAAAACGCCAGTTTTGCTCACGCCACCCGTGTCAGCAAATCCTTCTGGCAGCGGTGTGAATTGGCCAAATATCACAAATTTTCTCAGCAAGCTCACGTGTGATTCTGAACCTATGAAAACGATTCCACTCTCTCACAAACAGTCAGGTCTACTATCCTTGGCTGACGGTGTACATCACAGGTGGGTTCCTGGGGAATTTAACAGAAGGCGTGTATATTACTCTTGCCCTGACTTCTGTGTTGATGGGGTCGAAAACATTGACGGCTCTGTCGATTACTTTACGAGCTTTTGCTACCAGGATCCAAGAAAGGCCCATGAAGTAGCTTGTCAAAACGGACCATGTTTTCATAAATGCTGCAAGTATGGGTATTCAATGGATTTGCATCGCAGTTTGTGCGTGCCAGACGAGAACTCCACTTTCAATCCACCTGTTGCTACTGATTTATCCAAGTACAACATCGTCATTGGTTATCCAATATGCGAGTCTTTTATCCACAAGAAAGGGAGGATAGCCATAGACGGTAACGGAAATCTGATTCACAGAGACGGCGATTACCCCTCAAGCGATTTCTGCGCAGACACATTTCTGGAAAACGGCCTCCAAAAACAAGGGGCCTTGACCTGTCCAGACAGACCACCCGTGTGGATTAGCGTGAGGTCCTACCTGTTCCCTATCTGTAAATTTATCTCCTTGATCTTCCTAAGCGTCATCATTGCCTGTCATTTATTCGTCCCCGGACTTTTGGCTGATGGA comes from the Macrobrachium rosenbergii isolate ZJJX-2024 chromosome 3, ASM4041242v1, whole genome shotgun sequence genome and includes:
- the LOC136852582 gene encoding probable G-protein coupled receptor Mth-like 2, with translation MMNTRKNFVRVAVVAIIFRMVKPQLVTVNTNSKATVTATLGHEKSDGETFTSQPEPSLAEETSTVDPFSSCPEFGGLQVPGSVIKCHCQGREVFVNGKCQVYDGTTVVPAQRDDIYTVESDTTNYNVTVRDVNCDPTKYRFFNFTKGQFYLRPRGDMVLLEDAGDLKGQRINNYCLVHHLDNLGDLTWTMKACVPIPSIPRCCPDGYATKEGKCQPAKTPVLLTPPVSANPSGSGVNWPNITNFLSKLTCDSEPMKTIPLSHKQSGLLSLADGVHHRWVPGEFNRRRVYYSCPDFCVDGVENIDGSVDYFTSFCYQDPRKAHEVACQNGPCFHKCCKYGYSMDLHRSLCVPDENSTFNPPVATDLSKYNIVIGYPICESFIHKKGRIAIDGNGNLIHRDGDYPSSDFCADTFLENGLQKQGALTCPDRPPVWISVRSYLFPICKFISLIFLSVIIACHLFVPGLLADGGVHLMCYAISLFTAFSTGFSVNVFHEYLGDSSCVSLAIAMQFGFLATFFWLNVMCFEIWRKIRSLANQTPSSRFSSGFCLLYGWGTPVCICTVTIAMQHLAPDNVWGVIKPYIGISRCWFREDIGTLLYFYGPVTFAAICSSVFIVLTFINYKAILRNFMKMSDVQRMRDREVEPDQNVRPPKLPPAQITGPIQDFSTKMKLFALMVFCWITEVLSWKIPPMELWALTDTLNALQGLFIFIIFLLNRRKRDLVEEKFPLPFNLVRRCQKLVSKAATKQSEESPEIPQKEDHSTVSAISLDLSRATATA